The following are encoded together in the Paraburkholderia sp. BL10I2N1 genome:
- a CDS encoding lytic transglycosylase domain-containing protein, whose protein sequence is MINMLLFVPLRWLRIALVLLLAVAAAALPGVAHADENCFEEAGVYQGVNPVILKAIAWFESKGDPEAVHRNADGSVDVGQAQINSVHFGELRRNGVPPGALRNACVNIYVAAWMLKQKMLRYGNTWRAIGAFHSETPKLRDQYARDIHAVLVSWGNAE, encoded by the coding sequence ATGATCAACATGTTGCTCTTTGTGCCGTTGCGCTGGCTGCGGATCGCCCTCGTTTTGCTTCTGGCTGTGGCAGCTGCCGCATTGCCGGGCGTCGCTCACGCGGATGAAAACTGCTTCGAGGAAGCGGGCGTCTATCAAGGTGTGAACCCCGTCATCCTGAAGGCCATCGCCTGGTTCGAGTCGAAAGGCGATCCGGAAGCCGTGCATCGCAACGCCGACGGTAGCGTGGACGTCGGCCAGGCGCAGATCAACTCCGTGCATTTCGGTGAACTGCGCCGCAACGGCGTGCCTCCGGGCGCGCTCAGGAACGCGTGCGTCAACATCTATGTCGCGGCATGGATGCTGAAGCAGAAGATGCTGCGCTATGGCAACACCTGGCGAGCAATCGGCGCTTTCCATTCGGAGACGCCCAAGCTCCGCGACCAGTACGCACGGGACATACACGCCGTGCTCGTCTCCTGGGGCAACGCGGAGTAA
- a CDS encoding GNAT family N-acetyltransferase, with protein MTAPTHVRPVTRDDFDNWLPLWDAYNAFYGRSGETALPRDITDLTWSRFFDGYEPMHALVAESDGKLLGLVHYLFHRHTTMAGPICYLQDLYTVETARGKGIGRALINAVYAQAKAANSQRVYWQTHETNHTAMRLYDDVADRSGFVVYRKAL; from the coding sequence TTGACCGCCCCCACCCACGTTCGCCCCGTCACACGCGACGACTTCGACAACTGGCTGCCGCTCTGGGACGCGTACAACGCGTTCTACGGACGCTCCGGCGAAACCGCATTGCCGCGCGACATTACCGATCTCACCTGGTCGCGCTTCTTCGACGGTTACGAGCCCATGCATGCGCTGGTCGCCGAAAGCGACGGCAAGCTGCTGGGCCTCGTGCACTACCTGTTCCATCGACACACGACGATGGCCGGCCCGATCTGCTATCTGCAGGATCTGTACACGGTGGAAACGGCTCGTGGAAAAGGCATCGGCCGGGCGTTGATCAACGCCGTGTACGCGCAGGCGAAAGCGGCGAACTCGCAGCGCGTCTACTGGCAGACGCATGAAACGAATCACACGGCGATGCGCCTATACGATGACGTCGCCGACCGTTCAGGCTTTGTGGTCTATCGCAAGGCCTTGTAG
- a CDS encoding MFS transporter, whose product MRTIDNIIEHRGGAGVFGPVTRGSIIARLERLPTNAMQIRARILIGLATFFDGFDVIAIAATLPILIQKWHLTPWEIGFLIASGSVGQLFGAFLFPWLAERHGRVRAIAWSSGIIGLTSIACGFAPTFVVFVALRVIQGFGLGGELPVAATYINEISRAHGRGRFVLLYEIVFPIGLLASNALGAWIVPRFGWEAMYFIGGMPLILFFTLRKLVPESPRWLAERERMNDADAAVQAFERTAKGSLAPVTQAAEFDALANRHPKRRMKDLFGPAYLKRTLAVAMLWITCGFIQYGLSTWLPTIYRTVYHAPLQLALNLAVAASVLGVLGSLTCALLVDKVGRKPIINVSFLLCALSLVLAGVFHASSVYVVATFCALALGLLACGFITAYVYTPELYPTSIRAFGCGVGGAWLKVAAIFAPAIVSKTMIGGNLDVAFYILAAVPFLAAITVHFLGIETKGKVLEQLEA is encoded by the coding sequence ATGAGAACCATCGACAACATCATTGAGCATCGAGGCGGCGCCGGTGTCTTCGGCCCCGTCACGCGGGGATCGATCATTGCGCGGCTCGAGCGGCTGCCGACCAACGCAATGCAGATCCGCGCGCGGATCCTGATCGGACTGGCAACGTTTTTCGATGGCTTCGACGTCATCGCGATTGCCGCGACGCTGCCGATCCTGATCCAGAAATGGCATCTGACGCCGTGGGAGATCGGCTTTCTGATCGCTTCGGGTTCGGTCGGCCAGCTATTTGGAGCGTTCCTGTTCCCCTGGCTCGCCGAGCGTCATGGCCGCGTGCGCGCCATCGCCTGGAGTTCGGGGATCATCGGTTTGACGAGTATCGCGTGCGGGTTTGCGCCGACCTTCGTTGTGTTCGTCGCGCTGCGCGTGATTCAGGGCTTCGGGCTGGGTGGTGAATTGCCGGTGGCGGCCACGTACATCAACGAAATCAGCCGTGCGCACGGCCGCGGCCGCTTCGTGCTGCTATATGAAATCGTGTTTCCGATCGGGTTGCTCGCATCGAACGCGCTCGGCGCCTGGATCGTGCCGCGTTTCGGTTGGGAAGCGATGTACTTTATCGGCGGTATGCCGTTGATCCTGTTCTTCACGCTGCGCAAGCTCGTGCCGGAATCGCCGCGCTGGCTCGCCGAGCGCGAACGGATGAACGATGCCGACGCTGCCGTGCAGGCGTTCGAACGCACCGCGAAGGGCTCGCTCGCGCCCGTTACGCAAGCGGCGGAATTCGACGCGCTGGCGAATCGCCATCCGAAGCGCCGCATGAAAGACCTGTTCGGCCCGGCTTACCTGAAGCGCACGCTGGCGGTCGCGATGCTCTGGATCACCTGCGGCTTCATCCAGTATGGTCTGTCGACCTGGTTGCCGACGATCTACCGCACCGTTTATCACGCGCCGCTGCAACTCGCGTTGAATCTGGCCGTCGCGGCTTCGGTGCTAGGCGTGCTCGGGTCGCTGACTTGCGCGCTGCTGGTCGACAAGGTGGGACGCAAGCCGATCATCAACGTGTCGTTCCTGCTGTGTGCGCTGTCACTGGTACTGGCCGGCGTGTTCCACGCGTCGTCGGTGTATGTGGTCGCGACGTTCTGCGCCCTGGCGCTCGGGTTGCTGGCTTGCGGCTTCATCACGGCGTATGTCTACACGCCTGAGCTTTACCCGACCAGCATCCGTGCGTTCGGCTGTGGCGTCGGCGGCGCGTGGCTGAAGGTGGCGGCGATCTTCGCGCCGGCCATCGTGTCGAAGACGATGATCGGCGGCAATCTCGACGTCGCGTTCTATATCCTCGCGGCCGTGCCGTTCCTTGCGGCGATCACCGTGCACTTCCTCGGGATCGAGACGAAGGGCAAGGTGCTGGAGCAACTGGAGGCCTGA
- a CDS encoding FAD-dependent oxidoreductase — MSEDTTQGKGAVDEPQTIVVIGGGQAAGWIVKTLRKEGFDGRLVMIADEIHLPYERPPLSKAVLAGEADIETVRIVKPDDFAALNVEAWQPDCATSVDREARVVHTRSGREVSYDRLVIATGGAARRLPDALVKTSHITYLRTLDEAVVLGERLRKSQRVLVIGGGWIGLEVAATARKLGVEAAVVEGAPRLCARSLPPAVSDFLLELHRANGVDVRLSAALVTLDDHPDDPGRVRATLADGTTIDADFAVAGIGLAPHTAIAEAAGLPVADGIVVDEFGATADPRIFACGDVANHPNAWLKRRVRLESWANAQNQAIAAAKAVLGVSEAYADIPWFWSDQYDVNLQILGDIPVDAELAVRGSVQEKRATLFFVRDGILRGAIAINTPRDLKLARKWMNQGRTIDLATLTDAAKALA, encoded by the coding sequence ATGAGCGAAGACACGACGCAGGGCAAAGGCGCTGTCGACGAACCACAGACGATTGTCGTGATCGGCGGTGGCCAGGCCGCGGGCTGGATCGTGAAGACGCTGCGCAAGGAAGGCTTCGACGGCCGTCTCGTGATGATCGCCGACGAAATCCATCTGCCGTACGAGCGGCCGCCGCTGTCGAAAGCGGTGCTCGCCGGCGAAGCGGATATCGAAACCGTGCGCATCGTGAAGCCGGACGACTTCGCCGCGCTGAACGTCGAGGCATGGCAGCCGGATTGCGCGACGTCGGTCGACCGCGAAGCGCGCGTGGTGCATACGCGCTCGGGCCGGGAAGTGTCGTATGACCGGCTCGTGATCGCGACGGGCGGCGCGGCGCGCCGTTTGCCCGATGCGCTCGTGAAGACGTCGCACATCACCTATCTGCGCACGCTCGATGAAGCGGTCGTGCTCGGCGAGCGCCTGCGCAAGAGCCAGCGCGTGCTCGTCATCGGCGGCGGCTGGATTGGACTGGAAGTGGCGGCGACCGCGCGCAAGCTCGGCGTCGAAGCAGCGGTAGTGGAAGGCGCGCCGCGTCTGTGCGCGCGTTCGTTGCCGCCGGCTGTGTCGGATTTCCTGCTGGAACTGCATCGCGCGAATGGCGTCGATGTACGGCTCAGCGCAGCGCTCGTCACGCTCGACGATCACCCTGACGATCCGGGCCGCGTACGCGCCACACTCGCGGATGGCACAACCATCGACGCCGATTTCGCCGTCGCCGGCATTGGCCTCGCCCCGCATACGGCGATTGCCGAAGCGGCAGGCCTGCCGGTCGCGGACGGCATCGTCGTCGACGAATTCGGTGCGACGGCCGACCCGCGTATCTTCGCGTGCGGCGACGTGGCGAATCATCCGAATGCATGGCTCAAGCGCCGCGTGCGGCTCGAATCGTGGGCGAATGCGCAGAACCAGGCCATCGCTGCAGCGAAAGCGGTACTTGGCGTATCGGAAGCGTACGCGGACATCCCGTGGTTCTGGTCCGATCAGTACGACGTGAATCTACAGATTCTCGGCGACATTCCTGTGGACGCCGAACTCGCAGTACGCGGCAGCGTCCAGGAAAAACGCGCAACGCTGTTCTTCGTACGGGACGGCATCCTGCGCGGGGCAATCGCAATCAACACGCCGCGCGACCTGAAGCTCGCGCGGAAATGGATGAACCAGGGACGCACGATCGACCTCGCGACGTTGACCGACGCCGCCAAAGCACTCGCGTAA